From Variimorphobacter saccharofermentans, one genomic window encodes:
- the spoVAC gene encoding stage V sporulation protein AC produces MSNQKRSSVSNVVNEQDVQKRNQNYNQYVKEITPKFSIAKNTIKAFVVGGIICTIGQGFTNYYMYLGADEELAKSYNTLTLVFLSVLLTGLGIYQKIAKFGGAGTLVPITGFANSVAAPAVEYKKEGQVFGIGCKIFTIAGPVILYGIFSTWLLGLIYYLLKQFGVV; encoded by the coding sequence ATGAGTAATCAAAAAAGAAGTTCCGTTTCCAATGTAGTAAATGAGCAGGATGTGCAGAAAAGAAATCAGAATTACAATCAATATGTCAAGGAGATTACTCCGAAGTTCAGCATTGCAAAAAATACAATAAAAGCATTTGTTGTTGGCGGAATTATCTGCACAATCGGACAAGGCTTTACGAATTATTATATGTACTTAGGTGCGGATGAGGAGTTAGCAAAGTCATACAATACATTAACGCTGGTTTTTTTATCGGTTCTACTGACCGGTCTTGGTATTTACCAGAAAATAGCCAAGTTTGGTGGTGCGGGTACCTTGGTCCCGATAACAGGCTTTGCGAATTCAGTGGCAGCGCCAGCAGTTGAGTATAAAAAGGAAGGCCAGGTTTTTGGTATCGGATGTAAGATTTTTACCATTGCGGGTCCGGTTATTTTATATGGAATATTCTCTACCTGGTTACTCGGTTTAATTTATTATCTGCTGAAGCAGTTCGGAGTAGTTTGA